tgtgtgttttattgtgtgagACAATGAGCGTATGTGCCTATACTCAAGATCTGCCTACATAGACCCTCCCTCACCCTGCTGTGGAAGACGCACCCACATTGGACTTAAAGTTTACACCCCAATTTCTTCCAAGAATCCAGTCCCAAAAAGCCACTCTTTACTTGTTTGGTTCCCCACTTCCTCCCCTCCTAAATGAGCTGCATGCTCCTGCTGGGGGCcaccacagagaaatggagGGCAGCCAGTCCTTCAGGGGGCACAACCCTGACAGCTGCCACTCTGACAGGGACAGAAAAAGTACGGgatgagcaagaaaaaaaaacaaaaaaacaaacaaaaaaaaacacaatccgTTTAACGTGGAGGAGGACTGCTTGGTCTTTAAAgactatttttaaaatgcatggaGAGACTGACGGATCAGCATGAACGGATATGACAAACGGACGATGGAtgcattattttctttgtgcatttcgctgatttctttcctgtttcatCACCTCTTTTGGACATTCTGTTAGAAGGAATTATGTTAGGATATTTTGGTGCCCCTCTGAGGAAGGTCACTGTGTTACAACCCCTGCTTCTTCAGCTTTTGACATTCCTAAATCTTGGTCCTCTGCCATCATTCCTGACTTTTGATCCCTAGAACAGTTCTGTTAAGTCCTGCCGTGGCACGTTTACCTGATCTGACTGGTACTATTCCCCCGCTTTTACCCTTACAGAGGGACCCTTTGATCCCTGAGCTTCTCCAAAAAAGGGGATGGTCACATGGAGGTTGCACTTGTCTTTGTAGATGTCCTTCAGGGATTTGAAACCTTTGTACATAGAACTGAGATCTGGCAACGCCGATAAGCGAGCGTGGACAAAGTTTCAACACACAAGCATCATTCCAAAAAACAGAGGCTGTTGTTGGCAGAACTTGACTTCCTCTGGTACAGTGGGGCGGGGAGTGTGCCGCCATAGCGCTGGCCCTGGAGGAATGTTCAGACTGAACCGTGCCACCCAGTGGCTGAATGAGAGTACTGCATCgccacacactgctgctgctctcagtgcCAACGCTCCAAGACGTTCCGCTATCTCTCTCCACttaatctctctttctctgtcacacacagacacacaaaaactcgCATCGTCACAATTAGTCCAGTTGCCTATTTTcgcaataaatgaaaaaaaaaaaagatgagtatAAGTAAATGgtgagatatttttaaaaactatttaattcattaaaaaaagaggaaaaaagaaaacaacttttcTCTGGTTGTTGTGACTGTGACAGAATCTCGTCTTATACTGAGGTGATTGTGTTTGTCTATTagagatgtttttatttcttttgtcattattattattattattattattattattgaaaagatttttttacgCAGTTGtcacctctcccctccctccttacttgaacagtgctgctctgtctgggcTCTTGATGgcgatgaaaaaaaaaaatcaacagtttTGCAATAAAGGGTATGTGATGAGTTTTTTTGCACCAAAACCTCCTGATCTCACTCTTTCAGCCATGCTGACTGTTCTTCCTGATGACATTGACAGATTCGCgtctcttgtctgtgtttttcattgacAGATTTAATAAAATTGTAAATTAATGGAGTCCGTGCCCTTGATGTAGTGAATTTTCTACTTCAAAGTTTGGTCAGTTAACTTCACTGAAAGGGTTAGACTTATAAGTTACTTATAAGTGCTCACTAGAGGcagcaaaggaaagaaaaggctCAGTTAGCATAGATTCCCTTTTTATTGATATGTGTTATTCATACAAGTGTTCCCACTATTTTGATGGAAAGACATGGGTCAGTTGTGAATACCTTTAGCTTCACAAGGCTTGAATGTAGTGTATAACAACAAATGTTACAGTACATTGTGATTCGCACTAAAACAAATATGGCTCATTAGACAACATTATCTAAGATGCAATACAAAATGGAGTGATAAAAGACATCCTGAGATCAATATTAgtcattaaaaagtaaaaatatgctTTTGAGTATCAACTAGGGATCTTTGCACTACTTCCTTTTGTATCTTAAATCACTACAAATGGTCTCTGATGctatctgtgtgtctgccaaTGTGTCTGGCTCATCCATTAGCACTCAATAAACGACAAGTGGTGCCTCATGTAAAGCGTACACGCTCTTATTCATTAGGCTCTGTTAGAGACGCCTTGAAGTTGATTTCAGTGAATGAAATGTTCATACTTCAACCAGAGAGTAGATGATACAATTCAAGAGAAACAGCAATGAAAGTGGAAATATCCACCGATGTAAAACTCAGTGAGGTATATATGGCATCAGCACTGTTGAAATGAAGTGATGAGACAATGATCTTGTGATCCACAGTGGAATCCTGCATTGTAGCCTTGAAGACACCTCATGATCATGGCATTAGGAAAATATACACATGTGCTACATCTATAGATGTACAATATCTATACATCATAGGGGTTGTTACCTGTATGTGTATCTACAAGTGCACTACAGATCAAGTACAGCTAATGTACTTCATCTGTTGatcttcaggtgtgtgtgtgtgtgtgtatgtgtgtgtgtgtgtgtgtgtgtgtgtgtgtgtgtgtgtgtgtgtgtgtgtatgtatctatCAGAGCAGTGAGGCACAGTTCTTCAGCAGCAGGGGTTTGGCCAAATCCAAGATGTCCAAGTTCGGATCGAGTGACCTGCCTAGACCCTCCAGCACCATGATGGCAAACACAATTGAGGCAAAATTACTCTCCAGCTTCACCTAGAAAAACAATCAGTAAGAACATCACATCAGTTAGTGACAGCGTCTTTGTTCATGTGGCTATGACATTTGGTGCTCCTTCTGTCTCAAGTTCAGTGAGTTGGTGGTTAAAATTTTTAGGTTTAGTACAAAAAAAAGTGGCACCCTAGCAAGCAAGACCTTGTGAGTGACATGATTCAAACAAGAACATAATAATTTAATCATTTCTCTTGACATTTAATTTCTTCAAACTACAACTTTATGACAAATAATTCTGTTTACAGTAACAAGCAAAACTCAGGACTGCGTAGCTGACCGCTTACTTTTCAGGCTATTTTATTTGATAAAAATTGGTTTGGCTCAGTCTCAGTTGTTACCTGGTGCACTGAGACAACACACAACCGAAATTCTGTTCAGTGATGGCTGTTGTGTTATCCACAACGAATATTACTTGCTGATATTTTACCTTGTGTTTGATGAGCAAACCAAAGACTCTGGAGAGCAAGTCAGCCACTTGGATctataaacacaataaaaactcAGTCAACGAAATACATCAGTGGTAATCAGTGATCAGTATTTCCTACAATCACTGGCCACTGCCACCAGCGAATTACACATTTTGAACAGACGAATACCTCCAGCTGATGAattgcttattattattataataacaaTCATAGAATGATGGCAAAATTGTAAACACAATTTCTATTCTAATGTCTTCTACAACTGAAAATAGTAACATATTAACCATGACCATCATGGTATCCATCATCACGTGGCCCtgcatcagaaacacaaaccagacacaaaaagagagcACAAATCGTGCTTAGTACCTTCCCCAGAGAGAGTGTACTGCTGAGGGCATGGTCAACCAACTGGGCCATCTCCTTCTTAAACTGTGGCACGTCTTGGCACTCATTGGCTCGAGCATGATGCAAAATCAACTCTGCTACTCGCTCAccctgaagacagaaaatcaaaagGAACAGTGGCAAACACAGTTAATCCAAGTTTCAAAATGTAATCACTAAGTAACTCTGAAGCTGTGCTTTCCTTCCTTACCTAACTTAAGTCTGGATGCTAATCAATacattaaaagatttttttgaatGCATGTTCTCTATACAAAGGTATACCCTTTCCCTCATTACCTGCCGCTGCACCACAGCTGTGAAGACAGCCTTGAAGTTGGCAAGGTCATGGTCACTGAGCTGGGCTACGATGCCGGCGTCCAGCAACACCAGCTGGATAGGATACGGGTCTGGCCTGACACTGACAACCACCGTATCCCACAAATCAGTGAGGGTGGTCTTACCCTGGGACTCCCCTTTGATACCAGTACTGTCACTGGAACCAGCAAGAGGTCCCCGATATTGGACCAGAATGTTCCCAGGATGGAGATCCCCGTGGACAAAGTTGTCCACAAAGACCTGGAATTACAGATGGatacatggagacagtgttTGAGATACATCTAATCATGTGATAAAATTCAGTTAAATAGATAAATATCTTCTAGTATCAAGTATAGaaacaaacagttttatttcacattatgTATCTCACCATTTTCAGCAGGGTGTCTACACCCATCCTGGCTATTCTCTGCTTCACCTCCTGAGGAATCTCGGAGCGTAGGTAGCTAGAAATGGGTTCACTCTCCTGAAAAAAAGGGCTGAATATAAATTTAAGAATGTTTGCCTCATttatgaggaaagaaaaagaattcaACCGGAATAATTGAATATGTCCTAGAAATCACATTGTGTCACATAGGTTGAGTTTGCTTAAGTAGACAATAGTTTGATAGTTATAGAAGTAACCATTTGATATCCTGATGTGTCTCTTGATAGTATTGTGCACTTGGAACTCAGTTTATCACTCAATCATTCAGTCAGCGTTTTCCATAgctttgaaatatttctgtgcTCACTTCAAAAGTTTCCACTAAAATGGTCCTGGTGACAAATGGTCGTAAGGGAGTTGGGAACCTGACATAATCCACACCACGGAAATTATCCCGGAAACGCTCAATGTTCTTGGCCTCAAAACGGAGATCAATCTGAAATCAAAGTTCAGTCAGATCAGATATTAGACtctatcagctttttttttatatgaggttgattgttttcatgttgtgaaCTGAATTTTATGAAGACATGCAAATCAATTTATGTGTTATTTCACAAGTAAGAAAAGCACAAAGTCAAACAGCTTTCTACCTGTTTGGTCATGAGCTTCTCAAACTCCTCTACAATCTCATACAGACTGAGCCATTTGAGTCCAGGGAGACAGTGCAGGAGCCAACTGCCAGCTTTCATCAGCAAGAGGTCTATCTCCACCTGCCTCCTGACACCTGGATGGACCACCTTAAATACAGCAGGAACAATTGGATAAACAATCATGGAGGTGAGacttggatggatggatgtcaCAGGCTACACTGCTAATGACAGACTGACCTTGATAGCCACAGGTATCAGACGCTccttctctgtgctgctctcctCATACTGACCATCTGGATAACTTTTCTCTTCAtagccctcctcctccctgctcccccTCCAGAGCCCCCACAGGGAGCTCGCCACTCCCCTGAAACCTGGAATCTCCCAGGCTTCTAGCAagtcttctctctccatctcctccaccaGCAACTGGAAGGCTGGGTCCTCCACCTGGTCTGCCTTGGCCCAGCCTCTGTACACCTGGGCCACACATCCCGAACCCACCGGCTCTTTGCTGTCAAAGATTAAAACCCTCTTCCAGGCCTCTCCAAAGGCCCTCCTGAGACATTGCTTGGTGTGGGCCCAGGAGTGCGGGCTCACCTTGACATGGAGCCTTGAGAAGCGTTCACAAAACTCCTGAGAGAAGATGTCCCGTCTGGTGCTAGCCCACTGTCCTAGCTTGATGAAAGTAGGACCAGAGGTCTCAGTTACCCACAGCAGAGCATCCAGCCAGCGAGACGCCCAACGAGTGGAAACCAGAGCCAAGGGGGAGAATAAGAGAAGAGGGCCAAATTTGAGGATCAGAACCAATGCACGGAGGCTAAGACGAAGGAAGAATATAACTTTGTGCACTTGGACTTTAGCTAGAGACTTTCTGTCAGCAGTCCGGGATGGAAGAGTGGCTTCCTGGCACCTGGCTGCACAAGATGTTGCATTCACTGCACCCCAACATAGCAGTGTAACCTTGGGTATCTGGGTTAAAACCTGCCCTCTTCTAGCAAAACATGCTCTGGAGTTCTGGATAAGTCTGACTCTGGCTAAGGAGCCTGCTTTCCTGAAGGTGTGTCTCAGGTTGAGAAGAACCGCCCTCGCTCCAAAGGCCATCATGGTCATTATGTCAAACGGCTGTTAGCTCAGTCCAGGAGGTGAACTGGTCCACAAAATCTTCAGTAAAGGATGACGGCAAACTCGGAGTAAACTGTGATCTCCATGTAAAATTCCACGAGTTTAAGGCGGGGGCTCCACCGTAAAAGAGTCAACATGTATTAATGCTACACTAAACTAGCTGCAAGAacatttacttattttactACAAATTCATGGCGTTACTTTAACTTAAGCTCAGTGGCAGTTACATTAGTTTCCAGTATGCGATAGGAAACTGGATGGCCTCTTCTCCCGTGGGACATGTCATGGGCCAGCTGGCGTTACTGTACCGGCCAAAAATATCATccatttccactgaaaacaggGCAAtcttaaaaacactgcagtgccAGCCGCTTCACATCCGGGTTGCGACGTCACCGACGAGGTCACGTGGCTTCGTCTTAAAGGCGAACAACGAAAATCACAAACATTTGTCGGTCGTTAATTAATCAGTACAGATGAAGTTTGTGTGTTCGCTTTGTGTGTTAAGTTTATCCATGtaaatgtttgtcagtgttgtgttgcggttttttttgtacaaaaattCAAGAAATGCCAACTTTCTCAAGCTAACTTACCAAGTGACGGCTCAAGGTACCAACTCAGGGAGCACACGGACTCAGCTGAATGCATTTCTCACTACAAGGTATGTTCAAAGCTTTTCTTACCATCACAtaccatcaaaaacaaaaactctgacTCATAATTCAAGTTCATTCATTTCCAGTATACGTCTTAGAGTCACTGCAGAGATATTAAATGCCCTACAGGTGGAGACATGTCACACATTACTCTCGGCCCTCGGCCCCTtcgtcctctcctcctcctttcttctcctacCAGAAGGAAAGGAAGGGTCAAGAAAGAAGggtgcaaaaataaaaagaaacaccGAGACGGTTGTTGTTGGCTTATAGTGCAACCGCTAACATTAACAGTGCCTTTccagtgagccagcatgtaCAATATCAAGACCCCAAAGGTGGCTAATCTAAATGGAATAGAGCCTTCATTAATGTTGTTAATTACACCTGTGACAAGTAGTTGGTCAGAAAAGCGTTCCCCACGGAGTTTGTCTCCTTTAGACATAAGCTAATTACTTAGTCACTTTGGTTCTCCTCACCAGGTTTTTGATGGACACTGCTTAAAACAATCTGTcaattatcagaatagttgtCAGCTCATTTTCTTTCTATCGAACAATCATATCCCAATAAATTGGGAAAAATTAATGTAGCAACAACATCATTTTCTTGCTAGTCGTTGATCAGTTGTTGATGGCAATGGAACTGGGCAGAGCAGGGACTTCAGTATGTGGTTTGGGCATAAATGGAAGTGGCATTAAAAAGCACTTCCTGATAGGATACTCTGCTTTCCTGAACAAAGTTCCAAAGAGATGACTTAAAGGCTGCTTTATGATTTTTCTGCAGTATTGGTATGGCAGGCAAAATCTGTTTCTGGGTCatgaaggaaaggaggaggcagacaacaaaacacaccctGGGTTTGATTTCATTGCCATTTCCTCTGCTTAAACCAGAGGTTTTTCCAAACAGCCTACTATGCACCATCAAGGACTGAGAACTTGTCCTAGTCATGTTCCCAGTCACGGTGTGTGTCCCCTGGACAGTGGGATCAGTACACTCCCAGGATCCCAGCTGTAGGCCTGATAGAGGACTCAGCAACACAATAAGGTGGGATAAACGCCAAACAGATGTTACTAGCCCCCGCCTCCCACCCTGTTCCCCTTACAGCTATTGATGGACAAGCCAGGCTTTTTAGATCTCTCTTGCATTTCAAAGGCGAGGTCAGGGTTTGGGCTCAGAGGTCAGCAGGATGGTTGCTCTGCTGAGGTGATGCTGTTAGACACTTTATCAAGGCTGCTCACTGACATGATTGGAGGAATGCAAGTCAGGCCCCTTTGTATGCTCTTGTATGGAGATACTTTACCATTTTGCACTTCCGAAAATTGAGGTTAAATTAGAATGTAACCTGGATCCCTGATCATGTGTACAGTATTTATGCATGTGCCTATTGGTGCTGGTTTTGTCTGCATATTAAATGTGTACAGTAAATAACATTAAACCCCACTGTTTCCAATGTACTCCATAAATGTACTCATTTACTCTTAAGAGCTTCAAAGTAAGGTCAAAACATTCTCTACACTTTTCTGAAATAGGTTATAGTACACTTACAGGTAACACTGGTTAAACTGGTGGCTATTGAAATGCGTAAGATATGCGTTTATTACTATTCATGATATCTGCCAaatactttatttattaatttattaattactTGTGAAAAGTGTCCATCCAACTAAAACCCAAGTTGGTGTCtcgaaatgttttgtttgtccagCAGTTCTAAATCAGATATTCTGTTTTCTATCAGtgatgtttggctttttttttacttaaaaaactTAGGCATCATTTGATACTTATATTTCTGTGTGGCATATTTTCAATATGAAGATTTCAGACTTTGAGCACAGTTTGCCTTCCCAGCATATGTTTATAATAATGGACTCACCAATGAGGGTCTGTGGGGTTGAACAGGTTAATTATTAATCACACTGGCCATCAGTATGCATGTCCAGCCTTGTTTCCTGCTCTCACACTTTCTTTTAACACTCTTTTCACAGGACCATTGAGTTATTTTCCAACCCTGGGCCTGATTGCAAGCTGGACTCCCCAGTTTGTATTTTACCATTGAGAAGAGGTCAGCGGCAATCAACCCAAACACTGCCAaaccattttctgtctgtgaacacTCACAGACCACCACACACAATGTTTAGCACACACCACTTATGCTTCTGCACtacttgttgttgttgctcttgaATGGCACATGTGAACCAGTAAACCAAATCTTGAAAAGATAACATAGATGAACATGTTGTCCCCTCACTGAGATAGGAAGAGTGGCCCTTGGGCTCCTTTAATTAGCTCCCGGTGGAGGctgttatttatgtattcagTTGTGCTCAGCTTTGCCCCTTCCTGCTccattccttgtgtttcttttttgaGCAGGACACTTGGTTTCCCCAGCAACTAGGGCTCCAATCGCCCGGCCAGCTGCAGATTAGTTCAGCAGTGGGGGGTTTaggtgggtgggagggggtgTGGAGGGGTGTGATGATGGAaaatggagagggaggagagagagaagggagaaggagggaggaagggaaaaggggaggggggtagCATGAGGGAAGGAGGGGTGGGAAAAGTttgagaagggaagagagaaagagaaggagccATCATCATTCAGAGATAGGAgtcagagtgagtgagtgagtgtgtgtgtgtgtgtgtgagctgagagCGGAGAAAGAGCTGTAAACATTTTACCCTGGAGTAGGCTGGACGGGAGGAGGGATTTCCCTGACTTTGTAcctttttcaaactttttgtGCACTCGGAGCTGtactctgtcttttctctgtgtgtacagGCAGGGACTATGCTAAGTGAGAGAAGTGGTAGGCAGGAGTAAGGGTGtaaaaaccaaagaaaagagagagaggcagaaaggcaAACTTCTCCGGAGGAAAGGAACCATGCAAGTGGATGCTGTCTTCAGTGGGGTCAGGTTACGCAAAATGAGAAACTACTCCAAGAGCACTTCATCAGGGCTCACCCAGCTCAGAAAGGTAATGTGAAGAGTGTTCGTGAGtgacagcatgtgtgtttgcatggttttcgctttttttctctcaaaagcAAAGTTAGTAAAGTTGTAGTAAAAATTGTGATTTCtttgtatacagtatattggaCACATTGTTATTGAATTGatatacatttttatcatttatagAAATGAATCAACTGAACCCAAGTGGCCTGTTCAGTCTGAAAACCATTTGTTTAGCTTTAGGATCCATTTTAATGCACCTCACATATTGTCTGCAGTCGAAATGTACATGCTGTACATGTGTCagcatacatgtgtgtgtcagtgtacagaatgtacatttttactcatttaaaGCATAGTGGATGGTAAACGTTGTAAACGTTAGGATGtggttttgtctctgtttaCTTGAGCCATATTTTGTTCTGGAGTGCTGTGGCTCCAGGTAAAGTATGCCTGAGTGTTGCTCAAGTAGCCAGTCTCAAACTGTCTGCACTAAGTCCATTACTGCTGCCCACGAGAGACTCATCTGTACCTCACTGAAGTATGTGAGCACACGTgagcacaaatgcacacacatgcacgctctGGTTGTCGGTTTTCATCAGCTtgttaaaggaaaacaaagtgtAGATAGATGGTTTGGTGACCATTTGGAAAAACAATCTAAGTGCACACTCAAACCTTCAGATTCCAAACCGGCTTGTTGAGGGGgagcaggagaaaagagaggagaggataagTGAGATGAGCATTCTTTGCTGTGAACAAAGGCACCTCTTCAAGGGCCTGTATTGTTATGAGGAGGCAGGCAGGGGTGGAAACCTCCccagggaggacagaggggtTCAGCTTCAGGTGCCTCCAAAAAGTCAGCTTTCCAGTGAttaggaaaaacattttgtttgcagACTCATGACCAGGCATCATTGAGACTGTGCAGTTGGGTTTGAATTGTAATATATAGTACCTGAGACCCTGCAACTCATACAGGTGTCAAAAGTTTCATGAATGACAATTGATCTAATGTAGTGATTCAACTCGTGGCCACTACGTCcaggtttttatgttttctcatTTAACCAACTCCTGCCTTGAAAATACTCTGATGCACAGAAACTGGTCCATTTTGAATTTCTAGACAAATTATACATTTTGGAATATATAAGCAAATTAGACAATTAGCATGAGCAGCGACagccacagtgacagtgacgAACACAGAAAGCAGTGCTATGTAGAGAATCAGTCTTTATCAGCAGATGAATTAATGAAAAAGACTTCACAGGATTGGCCCCCATTGTTTGATTGCCAAGTGTTTAGAGGAAACAGCTGTAAGAAGCACAATGACGATTAATTAACAAAGACACCACCAAAAATTGAAAAAGGCGAATCTGATAAATTATTGTTGAAATCAAACTTACTATGAGAAGTTAATATGTTccagaagaaataaaaagggtAATGATTCAAGT
The window above is part of the Toxotes jaculatrix isolate fToxJac2 chromosome 5, fToxJac2.pri, whole genome shotgun sequence genome. Proteins encoded here:
- the adck2 gene encoding uncharacterized aarF domain-containing protein kinase 2; the encoded protein is MTMMAFGARAVLLNLRHTFRKAGSLARVRLIQNSRACFARRGQVLTQIPKVTLLCWGAVNATSCAARCQEATLPSRTADRKSLAKVQVHKVIFFLRLSLRALVLILKFGPLLLFSPLALVSTRWASRWLDALLWVTETSGPTFIKLGQWASTRRDIFSQEFCERFSRLHVKVSPHSWAHTKQCLRRAFGEAWKRVLIFDSKEPVGSGCVAQVYRGWAKADQVEDPAFQLLVEEMEREDLLEAWEIPGFRGVASSLWGLWRGSREEEGYEEKSYPDGQYEESSTEKERLIPVAIKVVHPGVRRQVEIDLLLMKAGSWLLHCLPGLKWLSLYEIVEEFEKLMTKQIDLRFEAKNIERFRDNFRGVDYVRFPTPLRPFVTRTILVETFEESEPISSYLRSEIPQEVKQRIARMGVDTLLKMVFVDNFVHGDLHPGNILVQYRGPLAGSSDSTGIKGESQGKTTLTDLWDTVVVSVRPDPYPIQLVLLDAGIVAQLSDHDLANFKAVFTAVVQRQGERVAELILHHARANECQDVPQFKKEMAQLVDHALSSTLSLGKIQVADLLSRVFGLLIKHKVKLESNFASIVFAIMVLEGLGRSLDPNLDILDLAKPLLLKNCASLL